From the Thermodesulfovibrio thiophilus DSM 17215 genome, one window contains:
- the dprA gene encoding DNA-processing protein DprA yields MFSEETRFCLALNEIRELGPVLIKRLLLKFSSAREVFNAEMKELASVEGIGVDRAKRIKEFNRWESIDKLLNLCKQREIKIHSYLDREYPQLLKEIHDPPVVLFFKGEIKPEDHFGLAVVGSRRLSEYGRRVTERIAYELASCGLTIVSGLARGIDCVAHNAALSAGGRTLAVLGSGVSCIYPSENKALSERIIKNGAILSEFYPDEGPRKEHFPRRNRILSGMTVGTVVTEATINSGALITASFALEQGREVFAVPGNITSKNSEGTNNLIQKGAKVVTKREDILEEIGQFIPSLKKSVNESLIYETVDLDEEERAIFNVLDEALNLDEIVLKTNINIAKVLEILLKLEISGLINKIEGRYVRRI; encoded by the coding sequence ATGTTCAGTGAAGAGACAAGATTCTGTCTTGCTTTGAATGAAATAAGAGAGCTCGGTCCTGTTTTAATAAAGAGGCTTTTATTGAAATTCAGCTCTGCCAGAGAGGTTTTCAATGCAGAGATGAAGGAACTTGCCTCTGTGGAAGGTATAGGAGTTGACAGGGCAAAAAGAATAAAAGAGTTTAACAGATGGGAAAGCATAGATAAACTACTCAATCTATGCAAACAGAGGGAGATAAAAATCCACTCTTATCTTGACAGAGAATATCCTCAACTGTTAAAAGAGATTCATGACCCACCTGTGGTTTTATTCTTTAAAGGCGAGATCAAACCTGAAGACCATTTTGGTCTGGCAGTTGTGGGTTCAAGAAGACTCAGTGAATATGGTAGAAGAGTAACAGAACGCATTGCATACGAACTTGCCTCATGTGGATTAACCATAGTCAGCGGGCTTGCAAGAGGAATTGACTGTGTTGCTCATAATGCAGCACTTTCTGCAGGAGGAAGAACTCTGGCAGTTCTTGGAAGTGGAGTTTCCTGCATATATCCATCTGAAAATAAAGCACTTTCCGAAAGAATCATAAAAAATGGAGCTATATTGAGCGAGTTTTATCCTGACGAAGGACCCAGAAAAGAGCACTTCCCCAGAAGAAACAGAATACTTAGCGGGATGACTGTTGGAACAGTTGTTACAGAGGCAACAATAAACTCAGGAGCACTCATAACAGCATCTTTTGCGTTAGAGCAAGGTAGAGAGGTTTTTGCTGTACCTGGAAATATTACATCAAAAAATTCCGAAGGAACAAACAATTTAATTCAAAAAGGAGCAAAAGTTGTAACTAAAAGAGAAGACATACTTGAAGAAATTGGACAGTTTATTCCATCATTAAAAAAGTCAGTAAATGAGAGCCTCATTTACGAGACAGTTGATCTTGATGAAGAAGAAAGAGCTATATTTAATGTACTTGATGAAGCATTGAATTTAGATGAAATCGTATTGAAAACAAACATAAATATAGCAAAAGTTCTTGAGATTCTTCTCAAACTTGAAATAAGCGGATTAATTAACAAAATAGAAGGCAGATACGTAAGGAGGATTTAA
- a CDS encoding argininosuccinate synthase, which yields MKIILAYSGGLDTSVAISWLKEKYNAEVVAFCADIGQEEQFEEIAQKALKTGASNVYIEDLKEEFVRDYIFPMLRANAIYETGYLLGTSIARPLIAKKQIEIALKENAEAVAHGATGKGNDQVRFELTYYALKPDIKVIAPWRQWEFDSRSSLIEYAQKHNIPVQATKEKPYSIDRNLFHISYEGGILEDPWNEPPDDMYTMVQPLQKAPDKITYIEIDYENGDPVALNGEKLSPSELLKRLNKIAGENGIGKIDIVENRYVGIKSRGVYETPGGTVLQIAHKAVESITMDRELMHLRDSLVPKYTELVYYGYWFSPERQALQKLIDETQKNVTGTVRLKLYRGNCMVAGRKSVYSLYNQELATFEKDSIYNQKDAEGFIKINALRLRMAKRFNVQ from the coding sequence ATGAAAATCATTCTTGCATACTCAGGAGGGCTTGATACTTCAGTTGCAATCAGCTGGTTAAAGGAAAAGTATAATGCAGAGGTAGTTGCATTCTGTGCTGATATTGGTCAGGAAGAACAGTTTGAAGAAATTGCACAGAAAGCTTTAAAAACAGGTGCATCAAATGTTTACATTGAAGATTTAAAGGAAGAGTTTGTACGGGATTACATCTTCCCGATGTTGAGGGCAAATGCTATATATGAAACAGGTTATCTTCTTGGAACATCAATTGCAAGACCTCTCATAGCGAAAAAGCAGATTGAAATCGCATTAAAAGAAAATGCAGAAGCAGTTGCTCATGGTGCCACAGGAAAGGGAAATGACCAGGTAAGGTTTGAACTTACATACTATGCATTGAAACCTGATATAAAAGTAATCGCGCCCTGGAGACAGTGGGAGTTTGACTCCCGTAGCAGTCTTATTGAGTATGCTCAAAAACATAATATTCCTGTTCAGGCAACAAAGGAAAAACCCTACAGCATTGATAGGAATCTCTTTCACATAAGCTATGAAGGAGGTATTCTGGAAGACCCATGGAATGAACCACCGGATGATATGTACACAATGGTTCAACCACTACAGAAAGCTCCTGATAAAATCACCTATATTGAGATAGATTACGAAAATGGTGATCCAGTGGCTCTAAACGGTGAAAAGCTCTCTCCTTCTGAGCTCCTTAAAAGACTGAACAAAATCGCAGGTGAAAATGGTATCGGAAAGATCGATATTGTTGAAAATCGTTATGTTGGAATCAAATCAAGAGGTGTATATGAAACTCCTGGCGGAACAGTGCTACAAATAGCGCATAAAGCAGTTGAGTCAATAACAATGGATAGAGAGCTGATGCATTTAAGAGACAGCCTTGTTCCAAAATACACTGAGCTTGTTTACTATGGATACTGGTTTTCACCTGAAAGACAGGCTCTGCAGAAATTGATTGATGAAACTCAGAAAAATGTAACAGGCACTGTCAGACTGAAACTTTACAGAGGTAACTGTATGGTTGCAGGAAGGAAGTCAGTTTATTCGCTTTACAATCAGGAACTTGCAACATTCGAAAAAGACAGTATTTACAATCAGAAAGATGCAGAAGGATTTATAAAAATCAATGCTTTAAGATTGAGGATGGCAAAGAGATTTAATGTTCAGTGA
- the tsaD gene encoding tRNA (adenosine(37)-N6)-threonylcarbamoyltransferase complex transferase subunit TsaD, with protein sequence MLILGIDTSCDDTSAAVVKDRKILSNIVSSQIKIHTKYGGIVPEIASRKHIEWIMDVTENALSKADVALKHIDLVSVCHGPGLIGSLLVGLCFAKSLSYASKKPLIGINHLEGHIHAIFLEKEYPEFPFLTLIVSGGHTSLYRVNDLNSYKELGRTRDDAAGEAYDKVSKMLGLGYPGGPVIDALAKEGNPDKYNLPRPYLNGSFDFSFSGLKTAVKVLLMKLDVKGKNVAEDVKKDIAASFQASVVDVLIEKIKWAVSSERLNRVVITGGVAANSELRRRAQMLKEEGIEVYLPSKQLCTDNAAMIAVSGYHRFLRGESSDLFLNARAYLPL encoded by the coding sequence ATGTTAATACTCGGAATTGATACATCCTGTGATGATACATCCGCGGCTGTGGTTAAAGATAGAAAGATATTGAGCAACATAGTATCCTCACAGATCAAAATTCATACTAAATATGGCGGAATTGTTCCTGAAATTGCATCAAGAAAACATATTGAATGGATAATGGATGTTACTGAGAATGCTCTAAGCAAAGCAGACGTAGCCTTAAAACATATTGACCTGGTCAGTGTCTGTCACGGTCCTGGACTTATTGGTTCGCTTTTAGTAGGGCTCTGTTTTGCAAAATCTTTAAGTTATGCATCAAAGAAACCCCTTATTGGCATAAATCATCTTGAAGGGCATATTCATGCTATTTTTCTTGAAAAAGAGTATCCTGAATTTCCATTTCTAACTCTCATTGTTTCTGGCGGACACACAAGTCTTTACCGTGTAAATGATCTTAATAGCTATAAAGAGCTTGGAAGAACCCGTGATGATGCTGCTGGAGAAGCCTATGATAAGGTGTCAAAAATGCTCGGGCTTGGATATCCAGGAGGACCTGTAATAGATGCGCTTGCTAAAGAAGGTAATCCTGATAAATATAATCTGCCAAGACCGTATCTTAATGGTAGCTTTGATTTCAGTTTCAGTGGGTTAAAAACAGCTGTCAAGGTTTTATTGATGAAACTTGATGTAAAGGGAAAAAATGTTGCCGAAGATGTTAAAAAAGATATAGCAGCATCTTTTCAAGCTTCAGTAGTTGATGTGCTTATAGAAAAAATAAAATGGGCTGTGTCTTCTGAGAGATTAAACAGGGTTGTTATTACAGGCGGAGTTGCTGCAAATAGCGAGCTAAGAAGACGGGCTCAGATGCTAAAGGAGGAAGGAATAGAAGTTTATCTTCCTTCAAAACAGTTATGTACAGACAATGCTGCTATGATCGCAGTAAGCGGATATCATAGATTTTTAAGAGGTGAAAGCTCCGATCTATTTCTTAATGCAAGGGCTTATTTGCCGCTGTAA
- the ccsB gene encoding c-type cytochrome biogenesis protein CcsB, producing MSYHIISIAGLLYVLAMPVYIVYVLTKNNKLGYLATATLSAGCLIHIYGFIQRFKEMYAINHSFMRSIPITNLYESLVFFVLCLVIGYLFIEWKYKNRSFGVIVSILVGIIIGLTDLLGISKEVQPLVPALKSNWLLAHVTLSFISYAAFALSFITALLHVIMVSENKKSLKYIFSTSVLSIMVFIFISMIIDIATASNPRSVRIFHSTLGNQSMFISVLSWIFLIALVFIFWKFGDFITKTLKGLKINSDFLEDITYKGIAFGFPIFTIGGLVFGAIWADQAWGRYWGWDPKETWSLITWFVYAFYLHAKFIKGWRGVKTSMIAVSGFLITIFTYLGVNLFLSGLHSYGSM from the coding sequence ATGAGTTACCATATAATATCAATTGCAGGACTTCTTTATGTACTGGCAATGCCGGTTTATATTGTTTATGTACTTACAAAAAACAATAAATTAGGATATCTTGCAACAGCTACTCTGTCTGCTGGTTGTCTGATTCACATTTACGGATTTATCCAGAGATTTAAAGAGATGTATGCAATAAATCATTCATTCATGCGAAGCATTCCAATTACAAATCTCTATGAGAGTCTTGTGTTTTTTGTTCTATGTCTTGTAATTGGTTATCTTTTTATTGAATGGAAATACAAAAACAGGAGCTTTGGCGTAATTGTTTCAATACTTGTAGGAATTATAATCGGACTTACAGATTTGCTCGGAATATCAAAGGAAGTGCAGCCACTTGTTCCAGCGTTAAAGAGTAACTGGCTGCTTGCACATGTTACACTGAGTTTTATATCCTATGCAGCCTTTGCTTTGAGTTTTATAACAGCTCTTCTTCATGTAATCATGGTTTCTGAAAATAAAAAATCTTTAAAATACATTTTCTCAACATCAGTATTGAGCATTATGGTTTTCATATTTATATCAATGATAATAGACATTGCTACTGCTTCAAATCCCAGATCTGTCAGAATTTTTCATTCAACACTTGGAAATCAATCAATGTTTATTTCTGTCTTGAGCTGGATATTCCTGATTGCTTTAGTTTTTATATTCTGGAAATTCGGGGATTTTATAACAAAAACACTGAAGGGATTGAAAATTAACTCAGATTTTCTTGAAGATATCACCTATAAAGGGATTGCTTTTGGATTTCCGATATTTACAATTGGTGGGCTTGTTTTTGGAGCAATATGGGCTGATCAGGCATGGGGAAGATATTGGGGATGGGATCCTAAAGAAACATGGTCATTGATTACATGGTTTGTTTATGCATTCTACCTTCATGCTAAATTCATAAAAGGATGGAGAGGAGTAAAGACCTCAATGATAGCAGTAAGCGGTTTTCTTATAACAATATTTACATATCTTGGGGTGAACCTCTTTTTGAGCGGACTGCATTCCTATGGAAGTATGTAG
- the resB gene encoding cytochrome c biogenesis protein ResB yields MADLKKLNEKIWNFFASVDLAVALFIIISIGAAIGTVIPQQSDPEATIRFFSRFMSLNSSMKLYEIVNLFDLNNVYHSWWFTFLLFMFALNLTVCSIDRLPILLKSFKTSPQALLPEVLEKMPLKRELNLSANSKDLAQKLMAVLKDKGFSIFTFAYSDGVQIQCKKWIKTRLAVYLTHLSIFIILVGALIGTFLGLRGSMNIVEGTSSNLAISDDGKAIPLPFEVRCDKFEVEFYENSAMPKAYRSYIKIIENGQPVTIEGKDRFIIEVNEPFAYKGITFYQATYGFQPAEHAEFRFTYFDTSNKEYRISANFEKSFQIPGTSVRASVIDFSPALGMDEQGRFFNMSSEMINPAVLVQFEYNGKKSEQWILAKIPETWQTPFGKLKFDELWGAQFTGLQLRRDPGVPLIYAGSILMCIGLFITLFLRPVSYFVMVRDNKITFYHPSGKGIIMREKEIDKIIQKIQKEA; encoded by the coding sequence ATGGCTGATTTAAAAAAATTGAATGAAAAAATCTGGAATTTTTTTGCTTCTGTTGATCTTGCTGTGGCACTTTTTATTATTATTTCAATTGGCGCTGCCATTGGAACTGTTATTCCGCAACAATCTGACCCTGAAGCTACGATAAGATTTTTCTCCAGATTTATGTCGCTGAATAGCTCAATGAAACTGTATGAAATAGTAAATCTTTTTGACCTTAACAACGTATACCACAGCTGGTGGTTTACATTTTTGCTTTTTATGTTTGCATTAAACTTAACTGTATGTTCCATTGACAGACTTCCAATTCTGTTAAAATCTTTTAAAACCAGTCCTCAGGCTCTTTTGCCGGAAGTTTTAGAAAAAATGCCTTTAAAAAGAGAGCTCAATCTATCAGCTAATTCAAAGGACTTAGCACAGAAATTGATGGCTGTTTTAAAAGACAAAGGTTTTTCAATATTCACATTTGCATATTCTGATGGTGTGCAGATTCAGTGTAAAAAATGGATTAAAACAAGACTTGCAGTGTACTTAACTCATCTGAGCATTTTCATCATTCTTGTAGGAGCACTCATTGGGACATTTTTGGGTTTAAGAGGTTCCATGAACATAGTTGAGGGAACATCATCAAATCTTGCAATATCCGATGATGGGAAAGCTATTCCGCTTCCTTTTGAAGTAAGGTGTGATAAATTTGAGGTGGAATTTTATGAAAACTCAGCAATGCCTAAAGCCTATAGAAGCTACATTAAAATAATTGAAAATGGTCAACCCGTCACAATTGAAGGGAAAGACAGATTTATTATTGAAGTAAATGAACCATTCGCCTATAAAGGTATCACATTCTATCAGGCAACCTATGGATTTCAACCTGCAGAGCATGCAGAATTCAGATTCACATATTTTGACACAAGCAATAAGGAATACAGAATCAGTGCTAATTTTGAAAAAAGTTTTCAGATTCCGGGAACATCTGTTAGAGCCTCGGTAATAGATTTTTCTCCAGCTCTGGGAATGGATGAACAGGGAAGATTTTTTAATATGAGTTCAGAAATGATAAATCCAGCTGTTCTTGTTCAGTTTGAGTATAACGGGAAAAAATCAGAACAGTGGATACTTGCAAAAATACCTGAGACATGGCAGACACCTTTTGGGAAACTCAAATTTGATGAGCTATGGGGAGCTCAGTTCACAGGGCTTCAACTGAGACGAGATCCTGGAGTGCCTTTGATTTATGCTGGCTCAATTCTAATGTGTATTGGGCTTTTTATAACTCTTTTCCTTCGTCCTGTCAGTTACTTTGTGATGGTCAGAGATAATAAAATCACTTTCTACCATCCTTCAGGCAAGGGAATCATAATGAGAGAGAAAGAAATCGATAAAATAATACAAAAAATTCAAAAGGAGGCATAA
- a CDS encoding glutaredoxin family protein: MKKFVNIAVVILGVFLIITSAYSGSKKKPIILYLFWAEGCPYCENEKHFLLTLKQKYSNLEVKDYEVLYNPSSKQLLQTISKAYNIKPSGVPVTFVGNRALVGFTEKIASQIEETIEYCNKNSCEDPLYKK; encoded by the coding sequence ATGAAGAAGTTTGTAAATATTGCAGTTGTCATATTAGGTGTTTTTCTAATTATTACCTCTGCCTATAGTGGAAGCAAAAAAAAACCTATTATACTTTATCTTTTCTGGGCTGAGGGATGTCCTTACTGCGAAAATGAGAAACACTTTCTATTAACTCTGAAACAGAAATATTCCAATCTTGAGGTTAAAGATTATGAAGTTCTGTACAATCCTTCATCAAAACAGCTTCTCCAGACAATATCTAAAGCGTATAATATTAAACCCTCCGGTGTTCCTGTTACTTTTGTTGGAAACAGAGCTCTGGTTGGATTTACAGAAAAAATAGCATCCCAGATTGAAGAAACCATAGAGTATTGCAACAAAAACAGTTGCGAAGATCCCCTCTATAAAAAATAA
- a CDS encoding multiheme c-type cytochrome translates to MRGITILSLVIFCFLFSYFLPIKDAVSDDTKSCLRCHSVKTLSKQLENKESLSLYIDGSKFEKSVHGAMDCSSCHTDISLKNHPKPKKIASKKAYAKEVSQNCLQCHPQDSLMKPEVHGKIVKKNEIFCSECHGSHYITSMKDWKKKAGFSTYCMTCHQHAITKTLPSKEKLSLKVNESEIKKSVHGKFECIVCHSDFSKINHPIYNYKTKAQYRTEMTQICTKCHKDQDLQKNPAHYALTKTASCIECHGYHGVKPAKVAKSLPESQYCLNCHSRAISMKMKNGETMSVQVKEEDLLNSTHKKLKCTDCHKEFSTTQHPMRTFDSIADYRAKSKEVCNNCHKEEVLKYDKSIHAMAFKKGNAQSPDCLKCHGYHKVSWITPDKSARNELCVKCHTREGDAFSSSVHNLALKQGKKDAPVCSSCHNSHDVMPTNIANLNASCLRCHKDIKTSHNKWLWNPPVRLTTFVDTHFNSASCASCHTQTNKAVYLTVVDRAKKKVLTEDEIAKIFGVNSNEVKGKIDFNGDGKIQEQELWQFMSSLKAKTHANLAGRIDVLDPNDAHKIEPKSKTVKDCAVCHSSGAQLSGKIEINKEGTKAVKFDFERTALNSVYAIPDIKDFYVLGLTKIKILDILFFIAVLGGIAVPVGHITLRILTAPIRRKRKEGK, encoded by the coding sequence ATGAGGGGAATAACGATTTTGAGTCTAGTTATTTTTTGTTTTCTGTTTTCGTATTTTCTTCCGATTAAAGATGCTGTTTCAGATGATACAAAAAGCTGTTTGCGATGTCACTCTGTAAAAACACTATCAAAACAATTAGAGAATAAAGAATCCCTTTCGCTTTATATTGATGGTTCAAAATTTGAAAAATCCGTGCATGGAGCAATGGATTGTTCATCCTGTCATACCGATATAAGTTTGAAAAATCATCCAAAACCTAAAAAAATAGCCAGTAAAAAAGCATATGCTAAAGAGGTTTCTCAGAATTGTTTACAATGTCATCCTCAGGATAGTTTGATGAAACCAGAAGTTCACGGAAAGATTGTTAAAAAGAATGAAATCTTTTGCTCAGAATGTCATGGTTCCCATTACATCACGTCAATGAAGGATTGGAAAAAGAAAGCAGGTTTCTCCACTTACTGTATGACCTGTCATCAACATGCAATAACGAAAACATTGCCAAGCAAAGAAAAATTATCCTTAAAAGTAAACGAATCAGAGATCAAAAAATCAGTACACGGCAAATTTGAGTGTATTGTGTGCCATAGTGATTTTTCAAAAATAAATCATCCAATATATAACTACAAAACAAAAGCTCAATATCGCACTGAAATGACTCAAATATGCACAAAGTGCCATAAGGACCAGGACTTACAGAAAAATCCAGCGCATTATGCATTAACAAAAACTGCTTCATGTATAGAATGCCACGGCTATCACGGAGTTAAACCAGCTAAAGTTGCTAAAAGTCTTCCGGAATCACAGTACTGTCTTAATTGTCACAGCAGAGCAATCTCAATGAAGATGAAAAATGGTGAAACTATGTCCGTACAGGTCAAGGAAGAAGACCTTCTTAACTCTACTCATAAAAAGCTTAAATGTACTGATTGCCATAAGGAGTTTTCAACAACTCAGCATCCTATGAGAACCTTTGATTCAATTGCGGATTATAGAGCCAAATCAAAGGAAGTTTGCAATAACTGTCATAAAGAGGAAGTTCTTAAATATGATAAGAGCATCCATGCAATGGCTTTTAAGAAAGGAAACGCTCAATCACCTGATTGTTTAAAATGTCATGGTTATCACAAAGTTTCATGGATAACACCTGATAAATCAGCAAGAAATGAACTTTGCGTAAAATGTCATACCAGAGAGGGTGATGCTTTTAGTTCAAGTGTTCATAATCTTGCTTTAAAACAGGGTAAAAAAGATGCTCCAGTATGCTCTTCATGTCATAACTCTCACGATGTAATGCCAACTAATATCGCAAATCTCAATGCTTCCTGTCTAAGGTGTCATAAAGATATCAAGACCAGTCATAATAAATGGCTCTGGAATCCTCCTGTAAGACTTACAACATTTGTTGATACTCATTTCAATTCAGCATCCTGTGCATCCTGCCATACTCAGACAAATAAAGCGGTTTATCTTACAGTTGTTGACAGGGCTAAGAAAAAAGTATTGACAGAAGATGAAATTGCTAAAATTTTTGGAGTAAATTCAAATGAAGTAAAGGGCAAGATTGATTTTAATGGAGATGGAAAAATTCAGGAGCAGGAACTCTGGCAGTTTATGAGTAGTTTAAAAGCAAAGACCCATGCAAATCTTGCTGGCAGAATTGATGTTTTAGACCCAAATGATGCCCATAAAATTGAACCAAAATCAAAAACAGTCAAAGATTGTGCTGTATGCCACAGCTCTGGAGCTCAGTTGAGCGGTAAGATTGAAATAAATAAAGAGGGAACAAAAGCTGTTAAATTTGATTTTGAACGGACAGCATTGAATTCAGTATATGCAATACCAGATATAAAAGACTTCTATGTACTTGGATTAACAAAGATTAAGATTCTTGATATTCTGTTCTTTATTGCAGTTCTTGGTGGAATAGCTGTACCTGTAGGTCATATAACACTCAGAATTCTAACTGCACCGATTAGAAGAAAAAGAAAGGAGGGAAAATAA
- a CDS encoding cytochrome b/b6 domain-containing protein, which translates to MKKIYLHPLPVRVWHWINAIGFIILILTGVQIRFVDQVGLMSFETAVQIHSWLGFILLANYFIWFVYYIFTGKFFKIYIPPFWKPVEFIKICIRQAKYYAYGIMIGDENPHHPVPENKFNPLQQISYLFIMAVLIPVQIITGLMLWDPQLFGSVVSLIGGIQVATLIHTALWIFFSAFIIVHFYLATLGVTPMTHIKAMFTGYEDEH; encoded by the coding sequence ATGAAAAAGATTTATCTTCATCCATTACCTGTAAGAGTGTGGCACTGGATAAATGCGATAGGATTTATAATTCTCATCTTAACAGGAGTTCAGATAAGATTTGTTGACCAGGTAGGGTTAATGAGTTTTGAAACTGCAGTTCAGATTCACAGCTGGCTTGGATTTATTCTCCTTGCAAACTATTTTATCTGGTTTGTTTATTACATATTTACAGGAAAATTCTTCAAGATATATATTCCTCCGTTCTGGAAACCTGTTGAATTTATTAAAATTTGTATCAGGCAGGCAAAATACTATGCCTACGGAATCATGATTGGTGATGAAAATCCTCATCATCCTGTTCCAGAAAACAAATTCAATCCATTACAGCAGATTTCCTATCTGTTTATTATGGCAGTGCTAATTCCAGTCCAGATTATTACAGGGCTTATGCTCTGGGATCCGCAGCTTTTTGGCTCAGTGGTGAGTTTAATTGGAGGAATTCAGGTTGCCACATTGATTCATACTGCACTATGGATATTTTTCAGTGCTTTCATAATTGTTCATTTCTACCTCGCAACACTTGGAGTTACACCAATGACACATATTAAAGCCATGTTTACAGGTTACGAAGATGAGCATTAA
- a CDS encoding cytochrome c3 family protein, with protein MKAAPKGLIILMTACFLFAISLAYAQQPQDVYDLKLEGAKFPPVKFNHAKHTTDYKVDCKVCHHKEADPKVKVQKCTDCHDPAEVKDGSPKAMDAYHKTCIDCHKKQAEAGKAAPTKCNECHKKS; from the coding sequence TTGAAAGCCGCCCCGAAAGGATTGATTATTCTAATGACAGCTTGCTTTCTTTTTGCAATTTCTCTTGCCTATGCTCAGCAACCTCAGGATGTTTACGATTTAAAGCTCGAAGGAGCAAAATTTCCTCCTGTAAAGTTTAATCATGCAAAACATACTACAGATTACAAAGTGGACTGTAAAGTATGTCATCACAAAGAAGCAGATCCAAAAGTAAAAGTACAGAAATGTACAGATTGTCATGACCCTGCAGAAGTAAAAGATGGATCACCAAAAGCAATGGATGCATACCACAAAACATGTATAGACTGCCATAAGAAACAGGCAGAAGCTGGAAAAGCAGCTCCAACAAAATGTAACGAATGCCACAAGAAATCTTAA
- a CDS encoding SDR family oxidoreductase, which translates to MMRQILMMFKKLSGKIINLAAPAAFRGYFGVTDYASAKGGIVAFTKNVAHELIDFVVPVAETRMTEALSVFYANQFGIAEGKRLQNLSKADILVSTFLFFASSDSDYVTGQVLVADGGMFG; encoded by the coding sequence ATGATGCGGCAAATTTTAATGATGTTTAAAAAATTGAGTGGAAAAATTATCAATCTTGCTGCTCCAGCGGCATTCAGAGGGTATTTTGGCGTGACTGATTATGCTTCAGCAAAGGGTGGCATTGTTGCATTCACAAAAAATGTTGCTCATGAACTTATCGATTTTGTTGTCCCTGTTGCTGAAACTCGAATGACTGAAGCCCTTTCAGTCTTTTATGCAAATCAGTTCGGAATTGCTGAAGGCAAAAGGCTTCAAAATCTTTCAAAGGCTGATATACTTGTCAGTACTTTCCTCTTTTTTGCAAGTTCTGATTCTGACTATGTTACAGGACAAGTGCTTGTAGCTGATGGTGGTATGTTTGGATAA
- a CDS encoding SDR family NAD(P)-dependent oxidoreductase — protein sequence MRLKGKKALITGASKGIGCAVAIGFARQGADIFLTAKEDKQGLDEVLKEIRGLEVQGEGGLYDAANFNDV from the coding sequence ATGAGGCTTAAAGGGAAAAAAGCTTTGATAACAGGTGCTAGCAAAGGTATCGGTTGTGCTGTTGCCATTGGATTTGCAAGACAGGGAGCTGATATCTTTTTAACAGCTAAAGAGGATAAACAGGGCCTGGATGAAGTACTTAAGGAAATTCGTGGACTTGAAGTACAAGGAGAAGGTGGACTTTATGATGCGGCAAATTTTAATGATGTTTAA
- a CDS encoding DJ-1/PfpI family protein, with product MMKKVFICLFLLLTLISATYASESKKVLMIIASQNFRDEEFLTPKQIFEKAGFNVIVASSSLNTAKGTLGATVKPDILIKDVNVKTFDAVVFVGGPGAEEYFHNPVALKIAQEAYKEGRVVGAICIAPRILAEAGILKGKKATVFHSQIEALKAKGAIHTGKDVEVDGKIVTASGPKAADKFGNAIVKLLK from the coding sequence ATGATGAAAAAAGTTTTTATCTGTTTATTTTTACTGTTAACCCTGATTTCTGCGACATATGCCTCAGAAAGTAAAAAAGTGCTGATGATTATTGCCTCACAGAATTTCAGGGATGAAGAGTTTTTAACACCAAAACAAATATTTGAAAAGGCAGGATTCAATGTAATAGTAGCATCCTCTTCTCTGAATACTGCTAAAGGCACACTTGGTGCGACAGTTAAACCAGATATACTTATAAAGGATGTAAATGTAAAAACATTTGATGCAGTTGTATTTGTTGGTGGTCCTGGAGCAGAAGAGTATTTTCATAATCCTGTCGCATTAAAGATTGCTCAGGAAGCATACAAAGAGGGTAGAGTAGTTGGAGCAATATGCATAGCGCCTCGGATTTTAGCTGAAGCTGGAATTCTTAAAGGAAAGAAAGCAACGGTTTTTCATTCTCAAATAGAGGCATTGAAAGCAAAAGGAGCAATCCATACCGGAAAGGATGTTGAGGTGGATGGAAAAATTGTTACTGCCTCTGGTCCTAAGGCAGCAGATAAGTTTGGTAACGCGATAGTTAAATTATTGAAATAA